One stretch of Methanomassiliicoccales archaeon DNA includes these proteins:
- a CDS encoding rubrerythrin family protein: protein MKRMTEDNLRVAFAGESQAHMKYLIFAERAESEGFPNVARLFRAIAFAEEVHARNHLEALGLIHETSGNLQTGIDGENYEIEEMYPAFLAVAKLQEDRVAQRTMNWALAAEKIHTGMYQAAKQSVDAGEDIRIGRVYICSLCGYTSEDVVPERCPVCGAIRDKFVEF, encoded by the coding sequence ATGAAAAGAATGACTGAAGATAATTTAAGGGTGGCCTTTGCCGGTGAAAGCCAAGCTCACATGAAGTATCTCATCTTTGCAGAGAGGGCCGAAAGTGAAGGATTTCCAAATGTCGCGAGGTTGTTTCGCGCTATTGCGTTCGCAGAGGAGGTACATGCAAGAAATCACCTGGAAGCCCTGGGTCTTATCCACGAAACTTCGGGAAATTTGCAGACTGGAATTGATGGAGAAAACTATGAAATCGAAGAAATGTACCCTGCCTTTCTTGCTGTTGCAAAACTCCAAGAGGATAGGGTTGCTCAAAGAACCATGAACTGGGCTCTGGCTGCAGAGAAAATACACACAGGTATGTATCAGGCTGCAAAACAATCAGTTGATGCCGGCGAGGACATACGAATTGGAAGAGTCTACATATGTTCTCTGTGTGGATATACGAGCGAAGACGTGGTTCCCGAGCGCTGCCCAGTTTGCGGAGCTATCAGAGATAAGTTTGTAGAATTCTAG
- the pstC gene encoding phosphate ABC transporter permease subunit PstC, whose protein sequence is MKAGNKEEILLQERRRMSIKTDTFIKIVLLCVSLVTVFALFAVFFFIFSEALPAFTSIGFVEFLSGHIWNPTSPTNPSYGILPLLCGTFLVSLGASIIAIPIGIGCTIYLAELAHPKIKSILKPAIEILAGIPSVVYGFFALIILSDWIVAVFNNTYRLNALNGAIMLAVMMIPIMVSLSEEAINSVPQDLREAAYALGATKWETLRGVIIPAALSGIAAAIMLSIGRAVGETMTVLMACGNTPVITWDMLSSVQTMTAAIAIEMGEVNFNSLHYHALFGVGAVLFVITFAINIIADIVLAKFAEAYH, encoded by the coding sequence TTGAAAGCTGGCAATAAAGAAGAAATATTGCTGCAAGAAAGACGAAGAATGAGCATCAAAACAGATACGTTCATCAAAATCGTGCTCCTTTGCGTTTCGCTAGTGACCGTTTTTGCCCTCTTTGCAGTCTTTTTTTTCATTTTTTCAGAGGCTCTTCCTGCTTTTACGAGTATTGGATTTGTCGAATTTCTTAGTGGTCACATATGGAATCCTACTTCACCTACAAATCCTTCATATGGTATTCTTCCACTGCTTTGCGGGACTTTCCTAGTAAGTTTGGGAGCATCGATTATAGCCATACCCATTGGAATCGGCTGCACTATATATTTGGCTGAGCTAGCACATCCGAAAATTAAATCCATTCTCAAACCGGCTATAGAAATCTTAGCAGGCATTCCTTCGGTCGTTTATGGTTTCTTCGCGCTAATTATTTTATCAGATTGGATAGTTGCAGTTTTCAACAATACTTACCGCTTAAATGCGCTCAATGGCGCAATTATGCTAGCTGTAATGATGATCCCCATAATGGTTAGCCTTTCCGAAGAAGCCATAAACTCTGTGCCACAGGATTTGAGGGAAGCCGCTTATGCCCTCGGAGCAACGAAATGGGAGACGCTGAGAGGGGTAATAATACCCGCGGCTCTTTCAGGAATTGCCGCTGCAATTATGCTTTCAATCGGTAGGGCCGTCGGTGAGACTATGACGGTACTTATGGCATGCGGAAATACCCCCGTCATCACTTGGGACATGCTTTCGTCAGTCCAGACAATGACAGCAGCGATTGCAATAGAAATGGGGGAGGTCAATTTCAACAGTCTTCACTACCATGCTCTCTTCGGTGTTGGCGCCGTGCTTTTTGTCATTACCTTTGCAATTAACATAATCGCAGATATCGTGCTCGCAAAATTCGCGGAGGCGTACCATTGA
- a CDS encoding phosphate uptake regulator PhoU: MNIRKIQKTGKSTMIVSLPSSWISEHRLKPGDPVTVQVMNDGTLRISPIHSDEDELIKKTIQVEKEDEEHLIRKLIAAYIAGSNVIEIRSKDRLDLNLKRTVKEFSQMVIGPEVIEETSNSIVLHDLSDPMELPQQKCIRRMHLLAKSMHADAIKSLKDGDYDLAMDVIERDREIDRLYWMVVKQYNLILRDRYLADKMGIDVFDGMDYVVTARGIERIGDHAEKIAGNTLLLKEANISSLNIDDISEISDISSSLLDCAIDALFSKNVLKANDVIDKGKLFVTRAEKLRANVKDSTPIVLVVKTTITDSIARIGMYSMDIAEIAINAAIRSWG, encoded by the coding sequence ATGAATATTAGAAAGATACAAAAAACAGGCAAATCAACTATGATTGTATCCTTACCGAGCTCGTGGATCTCCGAACATCGTCTCAAGCCAGGCGATCCCGTCACAGTCCAAGTCATGAATGATGGCACCTTGAGGATTTCGCCGATCCATAGCGATGAAGATGAATTGATCAAGAAAACGATCCAAGTTGAAAAGGAAGATGAGGAGCATCTCATCAGAAAGCTCATCGCTGCTTACATAGCTGGATCAAATGTCATTGAGATCAGGAGCAAGGATCGTCTCGATCTCAATCTAAAGAGAACTGTAAAGGAATTCTCTCAAATGGTCATAGGACCTGAAGTCATCGAAGAAACGAGTAACTCGATCGTTCTTCATGATCTTTCTGATCCTATGGAGTTGCCTCAGCAGAAATGCATAAGACGAATGCACCTTCTCGCAAAATCTATGCATGCAGATGCGATTAAATCATTAAAAGACGGTGATTATGACCTTGCAATGGATGTTATTGAACGTGATCGAGAAATTGATAGATTGTATTGGATGGTTGTTAAACAGTATAATCTGATTTTGCGAGACCGTTATCTTGCCGACAAAATGGGCATCGACGTATTTGACGGCATGGATTACGTAGTAACTGCACGCGGCATCGAGCGAATCGGTGATCATGCAGAAAAGATAGCGGGAAACACTCTGCTTCTGAAAGAAGCCAATATTTCTTCTCTAAATATCGACGATATCAGCGAGATAAGCGATATATCTTCATCATTATTGGACTGTGCAATTGACGCATTATTTTCTAAGAATGTGCTGAAGGCCAATGATGTCATAGATAAGGGAAAACTTTTTGTGACACGGGCTGAAAAATTGCGCGCTAATGTTAAAGACTCCACACCAATCGTATTGGTCGTTAAAACAACAATCACAGATAGTATCGCAAGAATCGGTATGTATTCTATGGACATTGCGGAGATTGCGATTAATGCTGCTATCAGAAGTTGGGGCTAA
- a CDS encoding PstS family phosphate ABC transporter substrate-binding protein translates to MERKALVAISVVLILAVAGIAAALFIGGGEKPITINQKGSDTMLELCQVWAEEFHGEYESISVIVSGGGSGTGITALISGTVDVAQASRQMKQSEIDQAIAAGITPVEFRVAIDGIAIIVHTSNPIEVLTLDQLRGIYNGTYVNWKDLGGLDMPIVAYGRQSTSGTYMYFQETVLKNENYTTNMQQMAGNSAIVQAIMNDEGGIGYVGIGYAAKASGIKILNLSKDMPSLSYSPLDKDAVIDGDYVLSRYLYLYTAGTPTGALREYLLWILTDGQPIAEEIGFYALPDQIIEEELEKLE, encoded by the coding sequence ATGGAGAGGAAAGCACTGGTTGCAATTTCAGTGGTACTGATTCTGGCGGTGGCCGGAATCGCAGCCGCCCTGTTTATAGGTGGTGGTGAGAAACCAATTACAATCAACCAAAAAGGATCCGATACGATGCTAGAACTTTGCCAAGTTTGGGCCGAAGAATTTCATGGCGAGTATGAGAGCATATCTGTTATAGTCTCGGGGGGAGGTAGTGGGACTGGTATAACCGCTCTTATATCAGGTACTGTTGATGTTGCACAAGCTTCAAGGCAAATGAAACAAAGCGAAATCGACCAAGCAATTGCGGCAGGCATTACACCTGTCGAGTTTCGCGTCGCAATTGATGGAATTGCCATCATCGTGCACACATCGAATCCTATCGAGGTCCTGACCTTGGATCAGCTGAGAGGGATATATAATGGAACCTATGTCAATTGGAAAGACCTCGGCGGTCTAGATATGCCGATTGTGGCATATGGTCGGCAAAGCACTTCTGGCACCTATATGTATTTCCAGGAAACTGTGCTGAAGAATGAAAATTACACAACTAATATGCAGCAAATGGCGGGAAACTCTGCAATTGTCCAGGCCATCATGAATGATGAGGGCGGTATTGGATATGTTGGTATCGGATATGCAGCAAAAGCAAGCGGAATTAAAATACTAAATCTGAGTAAAGACATGCCATCACTGAGCTATTCGCCGCTGGATAAAGACGCAGTTATTGACGGCGACTATGTCCTTTCTAGATATCTATACCTTTACACGGCCGGTACACCGACAGGGGCACTTAGAGAGTACTTGCTCTGGATTCTTACCGATGGTCAGCCAATTGCAGAAGAAATTGGATTCTATGCTTTACCTGACCAGATCATTGAAGAGGAGCTGGAGAAACTAGAATGA